The Actinomycetota bacterium genome window below encodes:
- the glp gene encoding gephyrin-like molybdotransferase Glp, whose product MLTVADARTRILDQTSPLDPLELSVTEAHGCVLAEHVTSPEALPPFPSASSDGFALRAGDTSGAASTPVGLTIIGEAAAGRPFAGRVASGEAVRIKAGTALPEGADAVVRQDLVAVVGSSLAIGTPVIVGANLRPAGGDVAKGERIMETGQRIRGMDVGVMASLGRTNVLVRPRPRAVVIVAGDELREPGQELSPGSVRDSNSFALSGMAREAGTAPLRAGIMRDDETQMRDAITTYLPQADVFITAGGEDARSAVDGLGKVESWDLAADPVGSLTFGLVEDRPFFGLPGNPVAAAVAFELFVRPSLLKMAGRRTLLRPEVQGSLTEDCPHPSGFESYLRVRAWREGPGWRARVSARQGTNVVSSLARANALAVAPSGAGVTKAGQPIRMMLLEPLEGW is encoded by the coding sequence ATGCTCACGGTCGCCGACGCAAGGACCAGGATCCTCGACCAGACGAGCCCGCTGGACCCCTTGGAGCTTTCGGTCACGGAGGCGCACGGGTGCGTGCTCGCCGAGCACGTCACGTCTCCGGAGGCGCTGCCGCCGTTCCCTAGCGCCTCCTCCGACGGGTTCGCCCTGCGGGCGGGCGACACTTCAGGGGCGGCATCCACTCCCGTGGGGCTGACGATCATCGGCGAGGCCGCGGCCGGCCGTCCGTTCGCCGGGCGTGTGGCCTCCGGCGAGGCGGTCCGGATCAAGGCCGGGACGGCGCTGCCCGAAGGGGCCGACGCGGTCGTGCGCCAGGACCTCGTCGCCGTCGTGGGCTCCTCGCTGGCGATAGGCACCCCCGTCATCGTCGGGGCGAACCTTCGTCCAGCCGGCGGGGACGTCGCGAAGGGCGAGCGGATCATGGAGACCGGACAGCGCATCCGGGGCATGGACGTCGGAGTGATGGCCAGCCTCGGCCGCACCAATGTCCTCGTGCGCCCGCGGCCCAGGGCCGTGGTGATCGTGGCCGGGGACGAACTGCGGGAGCCGGGACAGGAACTGAGCCCCGGTTCGGTCCGCGACTCCAACTCCTTTGCGCTTTCGGGGATGGCGCGCGAGGCGGGAACGGCCCCGTTGCGGGCCGGGATCATGCGGGACGACGAGACGCAGATGCGCGACGCCATCACCACGTACCTGCCGCAGGCGGACGTGTTCATCACGGCGGGCGGAGAGGATGCGCGCAGCGCCGTGGACGGGCTCGGCAAGGTGGAGTCCTGGGACCTCGCGGCGGATCCGGTCGGGTCTCTGACGTTCGGACTGGTGGAGGACCGGCCGTTCTTTGGGCTGCCGGGCAACCCGGTGGCCGCGGCGGTGGCGTTCGAGCTTTTCGTTCGGCCGTCGCTTTTGAAGATGGCCGGCCGAAGGACGCTTTTGCGGCCCGAGGTCCAGGGTTCGCTCACGGAGGACTGCCCGCACCCATCTGGCTTTGAGTCCTACCTGCGGGTCCGCGCCTGGCGTGAGGGGCCCGGCTGGAGGGCGCGGGTGTCTGCGCGGCAGGGCACGAATGTCGTCTCATCGCTGGCCCGCGCCAACGCGCTGGCCGTGGCTCCCTCGGGGGCCGGCGTGACCAAGGCCGGGCAGCCCATCCGGATGATGCTCCTGGAGCCGCTGGAAGGCTGGTGA
- a CDS encoding acyl-CoA dehydrogenase family protein has product MDFRDSPQEAQFRRELREWLARNLPEDWQGMDRGRWASDSDRIGFLRHFQARMAADRWIGIHWPSEYGGRNASATEVAIYNEEIGRAKAPQLPSVIGTHIAGPTIAQLGTPEQKTRFLSKILSGEEIWCQGFSEPNAGSDVANLQTRAVDVGDAWVVNGQKVWTSYAHLADWCLLLARTDPDPPSRHQGITALLVDMRLPGVEVRPLVQITRDAEFNEVFFSDVRVPKDAVLGEVGQGWHVTISTLMHERSNLGTGLQVSLENTLESLIRLAGKTPSRTAPGGTAMDDPVTRDEIAGHVVHTRALRFAIMRTLTDIQRKGAPGPAASVIKLVWSELNQRLTETATRVLGPAHQLTRLDGHARDGGTWEYAFLRARGNTIEAGTSEILRNILGERVLGLPKDPGR; this is encoded by the coding sequence GTGGATTTCCGCGACTCACCGCAGGAGGCGCAGTTCCGTCGCGAGCTGCGCGAGTGGCTTGCGCGCAACCTGCCCGAGGACTGGCAGGGCATGGACCGCGGCCGGTGGGCCTCCGACTCCGACCGGATCGGCTTTCTGCGCCACTTCCAGGCCCGGATGGCGGCCGACCGCTGGATCGGCATCCACTGGCCCTCGGAGTACGGGGGCCGCAACGCCTCGGCGACCGAGGTCGCCATCTACAACGAGGAGATCGGCCGCGCAAAGGCTCCGCAGCTGCCGTCGGTCATCGGCACCCACATCGCCGGGCCGACGATCGCCCAGCTGGGCACGCCCGAGCAGAAAACACGCTTCCTGTCGAAGATCCTGTCCGGCGAGGAGATCTGGTGCCAGGGCTTCAGCGAGCCCAACGCAGGCTCCGACGTGGCCAACCTGCAGACGCGCGCGGTGGATGTCGGCGACGCGTGGGTGGTCAACGGCCAGAAGGTCTGGACCTCCTACGCCCACCTTGCCGACTGGTGCCTTCTGCTGGCGCGCACCGACCCGGACCCCCCGAGCCGCCACCAGGGCATAACGGCGCTGCTGGTGGACATGCGCCTTCCGGGGGTCGAGGTCCGGCCGCTGGTGCAGATCACTCGGGACGCCGAGTTCAACGAGGTCTTCTTCTCCGACGTCCGGGTGCCGAAGGACGCGGTCCTGGGCGAGGTGGGCCAGGGCTGGCACGTCACCATCTCCACGCTGATGCACGAGCGGTCCAACCTCGGCACCGGACTTCAGGTGTCGCTGGAGAACACATTGGAGTCGCTGATCCGGCTGGCCGGCAAGACTCCCTCGCGTACGGCTCCCGGCGGGACGGCCATGGATGATCCGGTCACGCGTGACGAGATCGCAGGCCACGTCGTCCACACCAGGGCCCTTCGCTTCGCGATCATGCGCACGCTCACGGACATCCAGCGCAAGGGGGCACCGGGCCCGGCGGCGTCGGTGATCAAGCTGGTGTGGTCGGAGCTCAATCAGCGGCTCACGGAGACCGCCACGAGGGTCCTGGGCCCGGCGCACCAGCTGACACGGCTCGACGGGCACGCGCGGGACGGCGGCACCTGGGAGTATGCGTTCCTGCGGGCGCGCGGCAACACGATCGAGGCCGGCACGTCCGAGATCCTGCGCAACATCCTCGGGGAGCGGGTCCTGGGCCTCCCCAAGGACCCGGGACGATAG
- a CDS encoding acyl-CoA dehydrogenase family protein, producing MDFGLNEDQESLQRYAREFLEKECPSEFVRRMMDDTMAYDPGFYDKLGQLGWMGITIPEQYGGQGMSYVDLAVLLEEMGRALVPGPFFASVCLGAVAVAEAGSEAQKSAVLPGIASGKRNATVACTEGSGRVDAAGVQLVARAESSGFVLTGSKSYVPDAHVADSIVVAGRTSDGEDPEDGVTLFLVDPSDPGVDVTQLKTMDTTRRWCEVTFDGARVGSDAVLGEVDRGWPPLQRALQRAAAMLCAESVGGAHKVLDMSVEYAKARVQFGRPIGSFQAVKHKCADMLVDVEMARSAMYYAAWAASSDDSELPLAASVAKAYCGDAFTRVAANGIQVHGGIGFTWEHDMHLYFKRAKANEMLLGDPTWHREIVARLVAA from the coding sequence ATGGACTTCGGACTAAACGAGGACCAGGAGTCGCTGCAGCGCTACGCGCGCGAGTTCCTGGAAAAGGAGTGCCCTTCGGAATTTGTCCGCAGGATGATGGACGACACGATGGCCTACGACCCCGGCTTCTACGACAAGCTCGGGCAGCTCGGTTGGATGGGAATCACGATCCCCGAGCAGTACGGGGGCCAGGGCATGAGCTACGTGGACCTGGCGGTCCTGCTCGAGGAGATGGGGCGGGCTCTCGTGCCGGGTCCGTTTTTCGCCAGCGTGTGCCTGGGAGCGGTCGCCGTGGCCGAGGCTGGGTCGGAGGCCCAGAAGTCCGCCGTCCTGCCGGGAATCGCGTCGGGCAAGCGAAACGCCACAGTGGCCTGCACTGAAGGCTCGGGACGGGTGGACGCCGCGGGGGTTCAGCTGGTCGCCAGGGCCGAGTCGTCCGGATTCGTGCTGACCGGAAGCAAGTCCTACGTCCCCGACGCCCACGTCGCCGACTCGATCGTGGTGGCGGGCAGGACGTCCGACGGCGAGGACCCCGAGGACGGCGTCACCCTTTTCCTGGTGGACCCGTCGGACCCGGGGGTGGACGTCACCCAGCTGAAGACGATGGACACTACCCGCCGCTGGTGCGAGGTGACCTTCGACGGCGCGAGGGTCGGTTCCGACGCCGTGCTGGGCGAGGTGGACCGGGGCTGGCCCCCGCTGCAGCGCGCGCTTCAGCGAGCCGCGGCGATGCTGTGCGCGGAGTCGGTGGGCGGGGCGCACAAGGTCCTGGACATGTCGGTGGAGTACGCGAAGGCGCGGGTGCAGTTCGGACGTCCGATCGGTTCGTTCCAGGCCGTCAAGCACAAGTGCGCGGACATGCTCGTTGACGTGGAGATGGCCCGTTCGGCGATGTACTACGCGGCGTGGGCGGCGTCCAGCGACGACTCGGAGCTTCCGCTGGCCGCGTCGGTCGCGAAGGCCTACTGCGGCGACGCCTTCACCCGGGTCGCCGCCAACGGCATCCAGGTGCACGGCGGCATCGGTTTCACCTGGGAGCACGACATGCACCTGTACTTCAAGCGCGCGAAAGCAAACGAGATGCTGCTCGGCGACCCCACCTGGCACCGGGAGATCGTGGCGCGGCTCGTGGCTGCCTGA
- the galU gene encoding UTP--glucose-1-phosphate uridylyltransferase GalU — protein sequence MPVHKAVIPAAGLGTRFLPATKAQPKEMLPLVDKPAIQYVVEEAVRAGMDDILIITGRGKRSLEDHFDRSTELEAVLDGKGDRTTLESIQAISEMADIHYVRQKQPLGLGHAVMAAEKHVGREPFAVLLGDVVVTEQYTLLEDLTSVYDRYGRSVIAVQEVPREEIRLYGSVLPEPVEENIVRIRDFVEKPAPEVAPSNLASLGRYVLTPEVFEDLRKVQPGTGGEIQLTDAIRSLAQRQAVYAFIYEGKIYDVGRKLDYLRATVELAVDREDLGKEFREFLADFCVRKKLV from the coding sequence ATGCCGGTCCACAAGGCGGTGATCCCGGCGGCGGGGCTGGGCACCCGCTTCCTTCCCGCGACAAAAGCGCAGCCCAAGGAGATGCTTCCGCTCGTCGACAAGCCGGCGATCCAGTACGTCGTGGAGGAAGCGGTCCGGGCCGGGATGGACGACATCCTGATCATCACGGGACGCGGCAAGCGCAGCCTCGAGGACCACTTCGACCGGTCCACCGAGCTGGAAGCGGTCCTGGACGGCAAGGGCGACCGCACGACCCTGGAGTCCATCCAGGCCATCTCCGAGATGGCCGACATCCACTACGTGCGGCAGAAACAGCCGCTGGGGCTCGGGCATGCGGTGATGGCGGCAGAGAAGCACGTGGGACGGGAGCCGTTCGCCGTCCTGCTTGGTGACGTCGTGGTGACCGAGCAGTACACGCTGCTCGAGGACCTGACCTCTGTGTACGACCGCTACGGCCGGAGCGTCATCGCCGTGCAGGAGGTGCCACGGGAGGAGATCAGGCTGTACGGGTCGGTCCTGCCGGAGCCGGTGGAGGAGAACATCGTGCGGATCCGCGACTTTGTGGAAAAGCCCGCTCCCGAGGTGGCGCCCTCCAACCTCGCCTCCCTCGGGCGCTACGTCCTGACCCCCGAGGTCTTCGAGGACCTGCGCAAGGTGCAGCCGGGGACGGGCGGCGAGATCCAGCTCACGGACGCGATCAGATCGCTCGCGCAGCGCCAGGCCGTCTACGCGTTCATCTACGAGGGCAAGATCTACGACGTGGGCCGAAAGCTTGACTACCTGCGGGCCACTGTCGAGCTGGCCGTGGATCGCGAGGACCTCGGCAAGGAGTTCCGTGAGTTCCTCGCGGACTTTTGCGTCCGCAAGAAGCTGGTCTGA
- a CDS encoding haloacid dehalogenase: MELNAIQDSIRDRFDRKSAGREKALACSRKTIRSCANGIRAVHRSDWDAALALFAEAETNLREAEGALAPFPEIFHAGFLQDAQIEYVEARATYAIIRGEPFPAPEDVRIGEAPYLNGLGDTIGELRRHILDLMRHGELERCEQLLEAMDEIYVVLTSMDYPDAITGGLRRRTDVARSLIERTRGEFSIALIQQGLRNELAAHASRVSGADA; encoded by the coding sequence GTGGAGCTCAACGCCATCCAGGACTCGATACGCGACCGGTTCGACCGCAAAAGCGCAGGCCGCGAGAAGGCTCTCGCCTGCTCGCGCAAGACGATCCGCAGTTGCGCCAACGGCATCCGGGCCGTGCACCGCAGCGACTGGGACGCGGCGCTGGCGCTGTTCGCCGAAGCCGAGACCAACCTCAGGGAGGCCGAGGGGGCCCTGGCTCCCTTTCCGGAGATCTTCCACGCGGGATTCCTGCAGGACGCCCAGATCGAGTACGTCGAAGCCCGCGCCACCTACGCGATCATCCGGGGCGAGCCGTTCCCGGCCCCCGAGGACGTCCGGATCGGCGAGGCCCCCTACCTCAACGGGCTCGGGGACACCATCGGGGAGCTGCGGCGCCACATCCTGGACCTCATGCGCCATGGAGAGCTGGAGCGCTGCGAGCAGCTTCTTGAGGCGATGGACGAGATCTACGTGGTCCTGACATCGATGGACTACCCGGACGCCATCACCGGCGGTCTTCGGCGCAGGACCGACGTCGCACGGTCGCTGATCGAGCGCACCCGCGGGGAGTTCTCGATAGCGCTGATTCAGCAGGGACTGCGAAACGAGCTGGCCGCACACGCCAGCCGCGTCAGCGGAGCGGACGCCTGA